One genomic window of Bartonella sp. HY038 includes the following:
- a CDS encoding DUF1674 domain-containing protein translates to MTEEQQIINKDDDVAEEKLIAPAAKRALAEAQERREQAALAAEKTKRELGGRGGHDPARYGDWEIKGRAIDF, encoded by the coding sequence ATGACGGAAGAACAGCAAATAATCAATAAAGATGATGATGTCGCCGAGGAAAAGCTCATTGCACCGGCAGCAAAACGTGCTTTAGCCGAAGCACAAGAGCGCCGTGAGCAGGCAGCCCTTGCCGCTGAAAAGACGAAGCGAGAACTTGGTGGGCGCGGTGGTCATGACCCTGCGCGTTATGGTGACTGGGAAATTAAAGGCCGTGCTATCGATTTTTGA